Proteins from one Candidatus Glassbacteria bacterium genomic window:
- a CDS encoding glycerophosphodiester phosphodiesterase: SLRELQELDAGGGEKIPTLVEVLLLIGDKCAINVELKGLGTAAPVAEILSRFAGGKGIPWDNFVVSSFDHDQLAEFKEIEPRIRRAPLFGDELPVDFIDIAHGLGAWSVNLNKKTVSAEVVERCHREGLPVLVYTVNDPDEITRIKALGVDGIFCDYPDRL, encoded by the coding sequence TCCCTGCGGGAGCTGCAGGAACTGGATGCCGGTGGCGGAGAGAAAATACCCACTCTCGTCGAGGTTTTACTGCTGATTGGAGATAAGTGCGCGATTAATGTTGAACTGAAAGGTTTGGGAACCGCCGCGCCGGTTGCGGAAATCTTGAGCCGGTTTGCCGGGGGCAAAGGAATCCCCTGGGATAATTTCGTGGTCAGTTCGTTCGACCATGACCAGTTGGCCGAGTTCAAGGAGATCGAGCCGCGTATCCGCCGCGCACCGCTGTTCGGCGATGAGCTGCCCGTGGATTTTATCGATATCGCCCACGGCCTGGGCGCCTGGTCGGTCAACCTGAACAAAAAGACTGTCAGCGCAGAGGTGGTGGAGCGCTGTCACCGCGAGGGCCTGCCAGTGCTTGTCTACACTGTCAACGACCCGGACGAAATCACACGGATCAAGGCTCTGGGAGTCGACGGAATTTTCTGCGACTACCCGGACAGACTCTGA
- a CDS encoding nucleoside hydrolase, with protein MRTFYGLPLFAAFVLCSAGSDLSAEKIKVVIDTDIAEDIDDILCTAFALASPEFEVLAITTVDGNVAARSRVARKVAQLYGRPELPVAEGYVRNIPLPDTTYLGFSGGVRYGEVAPDEEGLPPPSLLKADELIARLAERYPGEVSVVTIGSMANIGQLLTRYPQSAAKLKQIVSNGGSFSREQHSIGWNLRYDPIAAITAARSAVPWVLLSESTSRFCGPRAEDVKRLEESKLPTAKLLVDAIRWWRTNKVDATSLPHVSDLNVFAYLLGGWVETTPGHVFIEIGPRGFLPGFRVEDNPEGRILLGREIPRDKGAELREIFMTRLLSEPIHR; from the coding sequence ATGCGAACTTTCTACGGTCTTCCGCTATTCGCTGCTTTCGTGCTTTGTTCAGCGGGGAGTGATCTGTCAGCCGAAAAAATCAAGGTCGTCATCGACACCGATATCGCCGAGGATATCGACGACATCCTCTGCACGGCGTTCGCGCTGGCCAGTCCGGAGTTCGAGGTGCTGGCGATCACCACGGTGGACGGCAACGTGGCCGCCCGCAGCCGGGTGGCCCGTAAAGTAGCCCAGCTCTACGGCCGCCCCGAGCTGCCGGTGGCCGAGGGCTACGTGCGCAATATCCCCCTGCCGGACACAACCTATCTGGGATTCAGCGGCGGTGTGCGCTATGGCGAGGTCGCACCGGACGAGGAAGGACTTCCGCCGCCGTCGCTGCTCAAAGCCGATGAACTGATCGCGCGCCTGGCCGAGCGCTATCCCGGCGAGGTCAGCGTGGTCACTATCGGCTCGATGGCCAATATCGGGCAGCTGCTTACTCGTTATCCCCAAAGCGCGGCCAAGCTGAAACAGATTGTCTCCAACGGCGGCAGTTTCAGCCGCGAACAGCACAGTATCGGCTGGAACCTTCGCTACGACCCGATTGCGGCGATCACCGCCGCCCGCTCGGCCGTACCCTGGGTGCTGCTCTCCGAGTCCACCAGCCGCTTCTGCGGCCCGCGTGCGGAGGATGTCAAGCGGTTGGAGGAATCAAAGCTGCCCACGGCAAAATTACTGGTCGATGCAATCAGGTGGTGGCGCACCAACAAGGTGGACGCCACCTCGCTGCCCCACGTGAGTGACCTCAATGTGTTCGCCTACCTGCTTGGCGGCTGGGTGGAGACAACCCCGGGGCACGTCTTTATCGAAATCGGCCCACGCGGTTTTTTACCCGGTTTTCGCGTGGAGGACAACCCGGAGGGACGAATATTGCTCGGCCGCGAGATTCCCAGGGACAAGGGCGCTGAATTGCGGGAAATTTTCATGACCCGGCTGCTGAGCGAGCCGATCCACAGGTGA
- a CDS encoding sodium/solute symporter (Members of the Solute:Sodium Symporter (SSS), TC 2.A.21 as described in tcdb.org, catalyze solute:Na+ symport. Known solutes for members of the family include sugars, amino acids, nucleosides, inositols, vitamins, urea or anions, depending on the system.), giving the protein MCNIALSAIDIVLFSLYFIGIVAFGLFIARREKPTSRDYFLAGGKLPWYVIGASLTASNISAEHFVGMIGSAYAVGLVVANLEWGNWLTYTLLVWVFLPYYMRSGLFTMPEFLERRYNRTCRYIYAVVTLVTYITAFMAAILYAGSLVLEALFGLPLVWGILLIAVTTSVYTIYGGLLSVAWTDFVQFIVLFAGGLIVTLLGLDAVGGLGVLLAGLPEKFFMYLPANHPEFPFLGIVGTVLSSSMWYVCTNQFMVQRCLGARSEWDARMGGVAAGWMKLVLPFVICLPGIIAFKLLGPGQDPNHVFALLVSRLVPAGLSGLIMAGLASAVMSTISSALNSASTVATLDLIHPLWNKSADERELVRTGRLVSVVIMLGAVGFGLYFAAQRGQVFLIVQNIYAYFAAPVAALFLLGIFWKRATPAAATVTLITGFALNEIVDRLLFKLQVFAPYDSFFNRAAIVFFLSLAILFLTSLVTRPAAREVVEEICWRPSDLGIREAGLSPSKRRWLVVSWAGMVGSILLVYLALAVFQRLNS; this is encoded by the coding sequence ATTTGTAATATCGCTTTATCAGCGATAGATATAGTTTTATTCAGCCTCTATTTCATCGGAATAGTGGCGTTCGGCCTCTTTATCGCCCGCCGCGAGAAACCCACCAGCCGCGACTACTTCCTGGCCGGAGGAAAGCTGCCCTGGTACGTGATCGGGGCCTCGCTGACCGCCAGTAATATCAGCGCCGAGCATTTTGTCGGCATGATCGGCTCGGCCTACGCTGTCGGGCTGGTGGTGGCCAACCTGGAGTGGGGCAACTGGCTCACCTACACCCTGCTGGTCTGGGTTTTCCTGCCCTACTACATGCGCTCCGGCCTGTTCACCATGCCCGAGTTTCTGGAACGCCGCTACAACCGCACCTGCCGTTATATCTACGCGGTTGTCACGCTGGTGACCTATATCACGGCGTTCATGGCCGCGATCCTGTACGCCGGCTCCCTGGTGCTGGAGGCCCTGTTCGGCCTGCCGCTGGTCTGGGGGATCCTGCTTATCGCGGTCACGACCAGCGTTTATACGATCTACGGCGGCCTGCTCAGCGTGGCCTGGACCGATTTCGTCCAGTTTATCGTCCTGTTCGCCGGCGGATTGATAGTAACCCTGCTCGGCCTGGATGCGGTTGGCGGGCTGGGTGTCCTGCTGGCCGGGCTGCCGGAGAAATTTTTCATGTACCTCCCGGCAAACCACCCGGAGTTCCCGTTTCTGGGGATTGTGGGCACCGTGCTGTCGTCGAGCATGTGGTATGTCTGCACCAACCAGTTCATGGTCCAGCGCTGCCTGGGGGCGCGCAGCGAGTGGGACGCGCGCATGGGCGGGGTGGCCGCCGGCTGGATGAAACTCGTGCTGCCGTTCGTGATCTGCCTGCCGGGGATAATCGCGTTCAAGCTGCTGGGTCCGGGCCAGGACCCGAACCACGTGTTCGCCCTGCTGGTTTCCCGGCTGGTGCCGGCGGGGCTTTCCGGGCTGATTATGGCCGGGCTGGCCAGCGCGGTCATGAGCACGATCAGCTCCGCGCTCAACTCCGCCAGCACGGTGGCGACACTCGACCTGATTCATCCGTTGTGGAATAAGTCGGCCGATGAGCGGGAACTGGTACGGACCGGCCGCCTGGTGAGCGTGGTGATCATGCTGGGAGCGGTCGGGTTCGGGCTGTATTTCGCCGCCCAGCGCGGGCAGGTGTTCCTGATCGTGCAGAATATCTACGCTTATTTCGCCGCGCCGGTGGCGGCGCTGTTCCTGCTGGGCATCTTCTGGAAACGGGCCACGCCGGCGGCGGCCACGGTGACCCTGATTACCGGGTTCGCGCTCAACGAGATCGTGGACCGCCTGCTGTTCAAGCTTCAGGTGTTCGCACCTTACGACAGTTTTTTCAACCGGGCGGCAATCGTATTTTTCCTTTCGCTGGCTATCCTGTTTCTGACCTCGCTCGTGACCAGGCCCGCGGCCCGCGAGGTGGTGGAGGAAATCTGCTGGCGCCCGTCGGACCTCGGCATCCGCGAGGCGGGCCTGTCGCCGTCAAAGCGGCGCTGGCTTGTGGTTTCGTGGGCCGGGATGGTTGGATCGATCCTGCTGGTTTACCTGGCCCTCGCCGTGTTTCAGCGGCTGAATTCCTGA
- the nifJ gene encoding pyruvate:ferredoxin (flavodoxin) oxidoreductase — translation MSKKMIMVEGNTAVANVAHATNEVIAIYPITPSSGMGEVSDALSAAGIKNIWGTIPDVTEMQSEGGASGAVHGALTSGSLTTTFTASQGLLLMIPNMFKIAGELTPTVFHVSARSVACQALSIFGDHSDVMTTRSTGFGLFCSGNVQEAQDFTLIAQAVALRSRVPFVHFFDGFRTSHEVQKIEGLSREEMLRMLDEDLIAEHRARALSPDRPTLKGSSQNPDVYFTGRETVNPYYIKAPGIMQEEMDKLAEITGRQYKLFDYVGHPEAEQIVIIMGSGAEAMHEMVDYRAAQGDKVGMIKVRLYRPFSMEALAAALPVTVRKIAVLDRTKEPGALGEPLYGDVRTAVGEAMSDGLVNFDAYPVIVGGRYGLGSAEFNAAMAKAVLDNLAADKPKNHFTVGIHDDVTYTSLEFDPDYGIPQEVHKSMFYGLGSDGTVGANKNSIIIIGENTDNCAQGYFVYDSKKAGAVTVSHLRFGKEPIRSTYLLRKADFIACHNFSFLEKYDMLANAEQGGTFLLNSAYGAGEVWDKVPVEVQQEIIDKKLNFYVIDAIKLASELGLGARINTIMQAAFFKISGILPVEKAVEAIRNSIEKSYGRKGERVVKMNFDAVDAGLKNIEQVDVPAGATSKTSMIPPVPAHAPEFVQNVTARIIEGKGDLLPVSAMPCDGTFPTGTTRYEKRNIAVDIPVWEPDVCIQCGQCSFVCPHASIRIKAYDADKLEGAPETFKSVDAKTKAFAGMKFTVQVAPEDCTGCGVCVETCPGKEKDENKQPTGRKAINMAPQAPLRDQEAENWDFFLAVPDTDPELYSLGNVKGSQLSRALFEFSGACAGCGETPYVKLLTQLFGDRLMIGNATGCSSIYGGNLPTTPYTRRADGRGPVWSNSLFEDNAEFAFGMRLTADRQHTFATELLGRIAGQGIARELIAEILAADQSDQAEIEAQRGRIDKLRAELEGRDMVEVKRLLTVIDFLVNKSVWAVGGDGWAYDIGYGGLDHVIASGKDVNILVLDTEVYSNTGGQMSKATPLGATAKFAAAGKPIGKKDLGMMAMNYGSVYVASICMGANMAQTVKAFMEAESYPGPSVIIAYSTCIAHGINMTTSMDNQKRAVASGHWINYRYDPRLAAEGKNPLHLDSKEPTIPVRDYAFKEIRYRSLLSSDPERAEMLMAQAQKAVSNRWNYYKKLSEIDWSEVGRDFEFEDGDGDGDGEK, via the coding sequence ATGAGTAAGAAGATGATCATGGTCGAGGGCAACACGGCCGTGGCGAACGTAGCGCACGCTACCAATGAGGTGATCGCGATCTATCCGATTACGCCCTCATCCGGGATGGGCGAGGTATCCGACGCCCTTAGCGCGGCCGGGATCAAAAACATCTGGGGCACTATTCCCGACGTTACCGAAATGCAGTCCGAGGGCGGCGCCAGCGGCGCGGTCCACGGCGCGCTGACCAGCGGCAGCCTGACCACCACGTTCACGGCCAGCCAGGGCCTGCTGCTGATGATCCCGAACATGTTCAAGATCGCCGGCGAACTGACTCCCACCGTGTTCCACGTCTCCGCCCGCTCGGTGGCCTGCCAGGCGCTCTCGATTTTCGGCGACCACTCCGACGTGATGACCACCCGCAGCACAGGTTTCGGCCTGTTCTGCTCCGGCAATGTCCAGGAAGCGCAGGACTTCACCCTGATCGCCCAGGCGGTCGCTCTGCGCAGCCGCGTGCCGTTCGTGCATTTCTTCGACGGGTTCCGGACCTCGCACGAGGTGCAGAAAATCGAGGGCCTGAGTCGTGAAGAAATGCTGCGGATGCTCGATGAAGACCTGATCGCCGAGCACAGAGCCCGCGCACTCAGCCCGGATAGGCCGACGCTCAAGGGCAGCTCGCAGAACCCCGACGTTTATTTCACCGGCCGCGAGACAGTGAATCCATACTACATCAAGGCTCCCGGCATCATGCAGGAGGAGATGGATAAGTTGGCCGAAATCACCGGCCGTCAGTACAAGCTGTTCGACTATGTCGGCCACCCGGAGGCGGAGCAGATCGTAATCATCATGGGTTCCGGAGCGGAGGCGATGCACGAGATGGTGGACTACCGCGCCGCTCAGGGTGATAAAGTGGGCATGATAAAGGTCCGCCTGTACCGTCCGTTCTCTATGGAGGCCCTGGCCGCGGCGCTGCCGGTGACGGTGCGGAAGATCGCCGTGCTGGACCGCACCAAGGAACCGGGTGCGCTGGGCGAGCCGCTCTACGGCGATGTGCGCACCGCCGTGGGCGAGGCCATGAGCGATGGCCTGGTCAACTTCGACGCTTACCCGGTGATCGTCGGCGGGCGCTACGGTCTCGGCTCGGCGGAGTTCAACGCCGCCATGGCCAAGGCCGTGCTCGACAATCTGGCCGCCGATAAGCCGAAGAACCATTTCACGGTCGGGATCCACGACGACGTCACCTACACCAGCCTCGAGTTCGACCCCGATTACGGAATCCCGCAGGAAGTGCACAAGTCGATGTTCTACGGGCTCGGCAGTGACGGTACGGTGGGAGCCAACAAGAACTCGATCATCATTATCGGCGAGAACACGGACAATTGCGCCCAGGGCTATTTCGTCTACGATTCCAAGAAAGCCGGGGCGGTAACTGTCAGCCACTTGCGCTTCGGCAAGGAGCCGATCCGCAGCACCTACCTGCTCAGGAAAGCCGACTTTATCGCCTGTCACAACTTCTCGTTCCTCGAAAAATACGACATGCTGGCCAATGCAGAACAGGGCGGCACGTTTCTGCTCAACAGCGCCTACGGGGCCGGAGAGGTCTGGGACAAGGTGCCTGTCGAGGTCCAGCAGGAGATTATCGATAAGAAGCTTAATTTCTACGTGATCGACGCGATCAAGCTGGCCTCCGAGCTCGGGCTGGGCGCCAGGATCAATACGATCATGCAGGCCGCGTTCTTCAAGATCAGCGGAATCCTGCCCGTGGAAAAAGCGGTCGAGGCGATCCGGAACTCGATCGAGAAATCGTACGGCCGCAAGGGCGAGCGCGTGGTGAAGATGAATTTCGACGCTGTCGATGCGGGCCTGAAGAATATCGAGCAGGTGGACGTGCCGGCCGGCGCCACCAGCAAGACCAGCATGATTCCCCCCGTTCCCGCCCACGCGCCCGAGTTCGTGCAGAATGTGACGGCCAGGATTATCGAGGGTAAGGGCGACCTGCTTCCCGTGAGCGCCATGCCCTGCGACGGTACGTTCCCCACGGGAACCACCCGCTACGAAAAGCGAAATATCGCGGTCGATATCCCGGTCTGGGAGCCGGACGTCTGTATCCAGTGCGGCCAGTGCAGCTTTGTCTGCCCCCACGCCTCGATCAGGATCAAGGCCTACGACGCCGACAAGCTGGAGGGCGCGCCGGAAACGTTCAAGAGTGTCGACGCCAAGACCAAGGCGTTCGCCGGGATGAAGTTCACCGTCCAGGTGGCGCCCGAAGACTGCACCGGCTGCGGCGTATGCGTGGAAACATGTCCAGGCAAGGAGAAGGACGAGAACAAGCAGCCCACCGGCCGCAAGGCGATCAACATGGCTCCCCAGGCCCCGCTGCGCGATCAGGAGGCCGAGAACTGGGACTTCTTCCTTGCGGTTCCCGATACGGACCCCGAACTCTACAGCCTCGGCAACGTCAAGGGCAGCCAGCTTTCCCGCGCCCTGTTCGAGTTCAGCGGAGCCTGCGCCGGCTGCGGCGAGACACCGTATGTCAAGCTGCTGACCCAGCTTTTCGGCGACCGCCTGATGATCGGCAACGCCACGGGCTGCAGCTCGATCTACGGCGGTAATCTGCCCACCACGCCTTATACCAGGCGCGCCGACGGCCGCGGGCCGGTGTGGAGCAACAGCCTGTTCGAGGACAACGCGGAGTTTGCGTTCGGCATGCGCCTCACCGCCGACCGCCAGCATACTTTCGCCACCGAACTGCTGGGCAGGATCGCCGGCCAGGGTATCGCCAGGGAATTGATCGCCGAGATTCTGGCGGCCGACCAGAGCGACCAGGCGGAAATTGAGGCCCAGCGCGGGCGGATTGACAAGCTGCGCGCCGAGCTCGAGGGCCGGGACATGGTGGAGGTCAAACGGCTGCTGACGGTGATCGACTTCCTGGTCAACAAGAGTGTCTGGGCCGTGGGCGGCGACGGCTGGGCCTACGATATCGGCTACGGCGGTCTGGACCACGTGATCGCCAGCGGCAAGGATGTCAACATCCTCGTGCTCGACACCGAGGTCTATTCCAACACCGGCGGCCAGATGTCCAAGGCCACGCCCCTGGGCGCCACGGCCAAGTTCGCCGCCGCCGGCAAGCCGATCGGCAAGAAGGACCTGGGCATGATGGCGATGAACTACGGCAGCGTCTACGTGGCCAGTATCTGCATGGGCGCCAACATGGCCCAGACAGTCAAGGCCTTCATGGAGGCCGAGAGCTATCCCGGACCCTCGGTCATTATCGCCTACAGCACCTGTATCGCCCACGGGATCAACATGACCACCAGCATGGACAACCAGAAACGGGCGGTGGCCAGCGGACACTGGATCAACTACCGCTACGATCCGCGGCTGGCGGCCGAGGGCAAGAACCCGCTGCATCTCGACTCCAAGGAGCCGACTATCCCGGTGCGCGATTACGCGTTCAAGGAAATCCGCTACCGCTCCCTGCTGAGTTCCGATCCCGAACGCGCCGAGATGCTGATGGCCCAGGCGCAGAAAGCAGTCAGCAACCGCTGGAACTATTACAAGAAGCTCAGCGAGATCGACTGGAGCGAGGTCGGCAGGGATTTTGAGTTCGAGGACGGCGACGGCGACGGCGACGGTGAAAAATAG
- a CDS encoding indolepyruvate ferredoxin oxidoreductase, giving the protein MQKKVDPRFTQSDGVNVYTGNELLVKGALEAGVSLYSSYPGSPVAETLDVIRANAGLFLEHGIEAAIANNEALAAARINGSQALPLRAAAIMKCVGYNVALDVLETSNMAGANPGGGAVVIVGDDPTCSSTQAPADTRYKSRSIFMPVVMPATWQEIKDWVDKSFELSAASELYITYLVTTAQADGGGTVTLRPNRYPEISSRRKINLDTSQLDLQRRVMIPPASSRSEEHMLKHRLPKITETARKLGLDRMIALEEDKRRPVGFIAAGPGYLYVEDMLAELDLSGKAPVFKPGVVWPLDSAEVLRFARAVDNIVVVEEKGPFIEDQVKVILQDALASGSLDPGSLPVVIGKKFSDGTECLPAGRGLSPSLMITRLGGWLAELFDEQAAKINSEVRLTREVAEYKVTSPARSATFCAGCPHRDTGNVLMDVISDISREDYMRASHGGPRQDLVVHGDIGCYSMFNAIWDSRLMHDMSAMGQGLGAAAGLAPFVVNKRAVMIGDSTFFHTGLAGISDLARHRKDVLVFVLDNDTTAMTGQHPTPGNEVDLLGRPATAQKLERVIRGIVGPDVPVVVVDPEDEYAYRKTVEDLLMRDGLKVIIARKPCAIKQGRIDKQKLLQVIRNRGFLPTEQRINITEEVCEDCLECTRKTGCLGLERTETRLGRKVQIDPNSCVTDGACYRVEACPSFEEVIIRRRQPPPHRVETIELGELPEPSAPKLDYRWRSYICGFGGQGTNTVTAVLARAGMNQRYGVTLHNRKGMAIRNGSVKSVVVFSSPDEVTSPLIPEGKTDLVIGLDILEVARALDGSHHVSIGSPGYTSAVVSSAKNQTLETIQGVGDFEPDALRGEIARYLRPDGLVYEDVEQVAERFCGHSRYLNVLMLGLAWQKGWVPLSRANLMNALEATVPNGEEDTNRLAFELGRQLAVDRSVLIKPEPEPSLDEELADIARWMEQDPGGKKLAREFCNLFEKARGALDLEEAEMIGLAYRLEDVLAWGGPDYGAKYLDLVIRAHAAENAEEGFRATVALIHNLHRVMAVKDEVHVSHLLTCSRKLERDRARYDIDPGRGDRISYRHFTTPQFNLFGREFRIKLTTRQWMLRIVRHLKFLRRAMPGWHELELEFTGWYIDNVAVPFIGRSGDKPGYKAWVEAINAPETAKGYREVRYPGMEAAKQGVALLLKQAPDGDPAKIFSRDGAGDRRLPFEWKNPGKPGRRIGSHDKSRVGLKE; this is encoded by the coding sequence ATGCAGAAGAAAGTCGATCCGCGGTTTACCCAGAGCGATGGGGTCAACGTTTATACCGGTAACGAGCTGCTGGTCAAGGGAGCGCTCGAGGCCGGTGTGTCGTTGTACTCCAGCTACCCCGGCTCTCCGGTGGCGGAAACGCTGGACGTGATCCGGGCCAACGCCGGCCTGTTTCTGGAACACGGGATCGAGGCCGCTATCGCCAACAACGAGGCCCTAGCCGCGGCGCGGATCAACGGCTCGCAGGCGCTTCCCCTGCGCGCGGCGGCGATCATGAAGTGCGTCGGCTACAACGTGGCGCTCGACGTGCTGGAGACCAGCAACATGGCCGGAGCCAACCCCGGCGGCGGAGCGGTGGTGATTGTCGGAGACGATCCCACCTGCTCCAGCACCCAGGCTCCGGCCGACACGCGCTATAAGTCGCGCTCTATTTTCATGCCTGTCGTGATGCCCGCCACCTGGCAGGAAATCAAGGACTGGGTGGATAAATCGTTCGAACTCTCGGCGGCCAGCGAGTTGTATATCACCTATCTGGTCACTACCGCCCAGGCCGACGGCGGCGGGACGGTGACTCTCCGTCCCAACCGCTATCCCGAAATCTCCAGCCGCCGCAAAATCAACCTGGACACGTCGCAACTCGATCTCCAGCGCCGGGTGATGATCCCGCCGGCCTCCAGCCGCAGCGAGGAGCACATGCTCAAGCACCGTCTGCCCAAAATCACCGAGACCGCGCGGAAGCTCGGCCTGGACAGGATGATCGCCCTGGAGGAGGACAAGCGCCGCCCCGTGGGCTTTATCGCCGCGGGACCCGGCTACCTGTATGTCGAGGACATGCTGGCCGAGCTGGACCTGAGCGGGAAAGCGCCCGTGTTCAAACCGGGGGTGGTCTGGCCGCTGGACAGCGCGGAAGTGCTCCGCTTCGCCAGGGCCGTGGACAATATCGTGGTGGTGGAGGAGAAGGGGCCGTTTATCGAGGACCAGGTCAAAGTGATCCTCCAGGATGCGCTGGCCAGTGGATCGCTGGACCCTGGCTCCCTGCCCGTGGTAATCGGCAAGAAATTCTCCGACGGGACAGAGTGCCTGCCCGCCGGCCGCGGTCTCTCGCCCAGCCTGATGATTACGCGCCTGGGCGGCTGGCTGGCAGAGCTGTTCGACGAGCAGGCGGCTAAAATCAACTCGGAGGTGCGCCTGACACGCGAAGTTGCTGAATACAAGGTCACCAGCCCCGCGCGCAGCGCAACGTTCTGCGCCGGCTGCCCCCACCGGGACACCGGCAACGTCCTGATGGACGTGATTTCCGATATCAGCCGCGAGGACTACATGCGGGCCAGCCACGGCGGCCCCAGGCAGGACCTGGTGGTCCACGGAGACATCGGCTGCTACTCGATGTTCAACGCGATCTGGGACAGCCGCCTGATGCACGATATGAGCGCGATGGGCCAGGGGCTGGGAGCCGCGGCCGGGCTGGCGCCGTTCGTGGTCAACAAGCGCGCGGTGATGATCGGCGATTCGACGTTTTTCCACACCGGCCTGGCCGGGATCAGCGACCTGGCGCGCCACCGCAAGGACGTGCTGGTGTTCGTTCTCGATAACGACACTACCGCCATGACCGGTCAGCACCCCACGCCGGGCAACGAGGTCGATCTGCTGGGCCGTCCCGCCACGGCCCAGAAGCTGGAGCGCGTGATCCGGGGGATTGTCGGACCCGATGTGCCTGTGGTGGTGGTGGACCCGGAGGACGAGTACGCGTACCGTAAAACCGTCGAGGATCTGCTGATGCGCGACGGGCTGAAAGTGATTATCGCCCGTAAGCCGTGCGCGATCAAGCAGGGCCGGATCGACAAGCAGAAACTGCTCCAGGTGATCCGTAATCGAGGTTTTTTGCCTACAGAACAGCGAATCAACATAACTGAGGAAGTTTGCGAGGACTGCCTCGAGTGCACCCGCAAAACCGGCTGCCTGGGGCTGGAACGCACCGAAACCCGGCTGGGCCGCAAGGTGCAGATCGACCCTAACAGCTGTGTCACCGATGGAGCCTGCTACCGCGTGGAGGCCTGCCCCAGTTTCGAGGAAGTGATAATCCGCCGCCGTCAGCCGCCGCCGCACAGGGTGGAGACAATCGAACTGGGCGAACTGCCCGAACCATCGGCGCCCAAACTCGACTACCGCTGGCGGAGTTATATCTGCGGGTTCGGCGGGCAGGGCACCAACACTGTCACAGCCGTGCTGGCCCGCGCCGGGATGAACCAGCGCTACGGGGTGACCCTGCACAACCGCAAGGGCATGGCGATCCGCAACGGCTCGGTGAAATCGGTGGTCGTGTTCTCTTCGCCGGACGAGGTTACCAGTCCGCTGATCCCCGAGGGCAAGACCGACCTGGTGATCGGGCTCGACATCCTGGAGGTGGCCCGCGCGCTGGACGGCAGTCACCACGTCAGTATCGGTTCACCGGGCTACACCAGCGCCGTGGTGTCCAGCGCCAAGAACCAGACCCTGGAGACGATCCAGGGGGTCGGCGATTTCGAGCCGGACGCACTGCGCGGGGAGATCGCCCGCTACCTGAGGCCCGACGGCCTGGTGTACGAGGACGTGGAGCAGGTGGCGGAGCGGTTCTGCGGGCACAGCCGCTATCTTAACGTGCTGATGCTGGGGCTGGCGTGGCAGAAAGGCTGGGTCCCGCTGAGCCGGGCCAACCTGATGAACGCCCTGGAAGCGACCGTGCCCAACGGGGAAGAAGACACCAACCGGCTGGCCTTCGAGCTGGGCCGTCAACTGGCAGTGGACCGCTCGGTGCTGATCAAGCCCGAACCGGAGCCGTCGCTCGACGAGGAACTGGCCGATATCGCCCGCTGGATGGAGCAGGACCCGGGCGGGAAAAAGCTGGCCCGCGAGTTCTGCAACCTGTTCGAGAAAGCGCGGGGCGCCCTGGACCTTGAGGAAGCGGAGATGATCGGGCTGGCCTACCGGCTGGAGGATGTCTTGGCCTGGGGCGGACCCGACTACGGGGCGAAATACCTCGACCTGGTTATCCGCGCCCACGCCGCCGAGAACGCCGAGGAGGGTTTCCGGGCCACGGTGGCGCTGATCCACAACCTGCACAGAGTGATGGCGGTCAAGGACGAGGTTCATGTATCGCATCTGCTGACATGCTCGCGCAAGCTGGAACGCGACCGCGCACGCTACGATATCGATCCCGGGCGCGGGGACAGGATATCCTACCGTCATTTCACCACGCCGCAGTTCAACCTGTTCGGCCGCGAGTTCCGGATCAAGTTAACCACCCGCCAGTGGATGTTGCGGATCGTGCGTCACCTCAAGTTCCTGCGCCGGGCGATGCCCGGCTGGCACGAGCTCGAGCTGGAATTCACCGGCTGGTATATCGACAACGTGGCGGTGCCGTTTATCGGCCGCAGCGGAGACAAACCCGGCTACAAGGCGTGGGTGGAGGCGATCAACGCGCCCGAGACAGCCAAGGGCTACCGCGAGGTGCGCTATCCCGGCATGGAGGCGGCAAAGCAGGGAGTGGCGCTGCTGCTGAAACAGGCACCCGATGGTGACCCGGCAAAAATTTTCAGCCGGGACGGCGCGGGTGACCGCCGCCTGCCGTTCGAATGGAAAAATCCCGGTAAGCCGGGCCGGCGGATCGGCAGCCACGACAAGAGCAGAGTGGGGCTGAAGGAGTGA